Proteins co-encoded in one Acidovorax sp. 69 genomic window:
- a CDS encoding GreA/GreB family elongation factor has product MDKFLLQQQVLERLAEDLLQAEQAVRAAHETATHEENIAENKYDTLGLEAAYLATGQARRAEAIRQAMAHWRQFRPRPYDASQGIQLGALVCLIDSDDKQHQLFLGPDGGSMKLVSGAQLVQVISSEAPLGRAILGKCEGDEVSIQVAPIRQQFEVLRVH; this is encoded by the coding sequence ATGGATAAATTCTTGTTGCAGCAGCAGGTGCTGGAACGGCTCGCCGAAGACCTTCTGCAAGCCGAACAGGCAGTGCGGGCGGCCCATGAAACGGCGACCCACGAAGAAAACATCGCAGAAAACAAATACGACACATTGGGACTCGAAGCCGCCTACCTGGCCACCGGCCAAGCTCGGCGCGCCGAAGCCATCCGCCAGGCGATGGCCCATTGGCGCCAATTCCGCCCGCGCCCCTACGACGCCAGTCAAGGTATTCAGCTCGGCGCGCTGGTCTGCCTGATCGATTCCGACGACAAGCAGCACCAGCTCTTCCTCGGCCCGGATGGTGGCAGCATGAAGTTGGTCAGCGGCGCTCAGCTCGTTCAAGTCATCAGCAGCGAAGCTCCTTTGGGCAGGGCCATTCTGGGTAAATGCGAGGGTGATGAGGTGTCGATACAGGTCGCTCCAATCCGGCAGCAGTTTGAGGTGCTGCGGGTTCATTGA